The region CATCTTGGCGAAGCGCATCACGAGTTCTGAGTTTACAAACGGAATCACACCGGGAATTATCGGCTTGTCGATGCCTATAGCTTTGGCGGATTCAACAAACTCGAAGTAATAGTCGTTATTAAAAAAGAACTGTGTAATGACGAAATCAGCGCCGGCATCAAGTTTTTTCTTGAGATTTAGGAGGTCATCCTCAACAGATGTTGAATCAGGATGACCTTCGGGATGACCGGCTACTCCGACCGAAAAATGTTCGAATTTTCCTACCAGCTCGACCACCTCCGATGCGTAATTAAATCCATCGGGATGAGGAACGAACTTTCCTCCTCCCGGCATGTCTCCCCTGAGCGCGAGAATGTTTTCGATTCCTCTTTTTTTGATAGTGTCGATATATTCTTCGAGATAATCTTTCGAGTGGTTGACGCAAGTCAGGTGAGGCATCGCCGTAACGCCGTACTCGTCCTGAATTTTGCTCACAAGGTCAAGAGTTGGTCTGGCCGTGCTGCCCCCAGCTCCGTATGTGACAGAATAAAAGCCGGGTGAGAT is a window of Candidatus Neomarinimicrobiota bacterium DNA encoding:
- the metF gene encoding methylenetetrahydrofolate reductase [NAD(P)H], giving the protein MKISRIYEESKKPVLSCEFYAPKTETGFQKLYKVFNRLKEISPGFYSVTYGAGGSTARPTLDLVSKIQDEYGVTAMPHLTCVNHSKDYLEEYIDTIKKRGIENILALRGDMPGGGKFVPHPDGFNYASEVVELVGKFEHFSVGVAGHPEGHPDSTSVEDDLLNLKKKLDAGADFVITQFFFNNDYYFEFVESAKAIGIDKPIIPGVIPFVNSELVMRFAKMNHTKIPGELQSKMLEAGSDKDKSTALGIEQATAQCAELLESGVPGIHFYTLNNSKPTIAVIRELDL